One region of Asterias rubens chromosome 5, eAstRub1.3, whole genome shotgun sequence genomic DNA includes:
- the LOC117290737 gene encoding uncharacterized protein LOC117290737, producing MGLCKRFAFSCGEVNSTEPDWMSSGGYRECFLLWRGGYNRACFDELGGYRQLDLQPAALCGVVNTRGSVWMSTGLSLRLEGTESGECNRTWTGKMKMEMTCTKC from the exons ATGGGGTTATGCAAACGATTTG CTTTTTCTTGTGGAGAGGTGAATTCAACCGAACCTGATTGGATGAGTTCTGGAGGATACAGAGAGTG CTTTCTCTTGTGGCGAGGTGGATACAACCGGGCCTGTTTCGATGAGCTTGGAGGATACAGACAACTGGACCTGCAACCAG CTGCCTTGTGTGGAGTGGTGAATACAAGGGGATCTGTTTGGATGAGCACTGGTCTTTCTCTACGGTTGGAGGGGACAGAGAGTGGTGAATGCAACCGGACCTGG ACTGGAAAGATGAAAATGGAGATGACATGCACCAAATGCTGA